CCCAGCAGCGCGCCGAGGACGACGAGGTCACGGCGGGTGTGGCGCCGCGGGCCCGGTCGTCCGGCGCGCCGTGCGCGGGTGTTCGGCACGGCGGTTCGCTCCCCGTCTTTCACAGCGGCCTTCTGACGGCGCTCACTTGGCGGAAAAGATCTGCTTCTTCTGGCGTTCGATGTCGTTGACCAGGCCGTCGATGTCATCCGGTGCGCTGAGGAACTGCTGGATCGCCTGGATCATCACGGTCGAGGCGAAATCCGGCCGGGTGTCGCGGTCCATGAACTGCGATATCTGCCGGGCTCCCGAGACGAGCTGGACGGCCTTCTTCTGAAGCGGGGTGTAGGCGGCGGTGTCCGCACCGCTGTTGACCGCGACATTGTTGGGGTCGGACCTGAGGTAGATGTCCTCCGCCTTGGGCGTGGCGAGGAACGTCAGCAGATCCTTCGCCCCGTCCTTGTCCTTGGCCTTCTTCGACATCAGAAATCCGTCGATCGGCGCCTCGACCGCGTCCTGGCCGTGGGCCGGATCGATTTCCGGGAACGGGAAGAAGTCGAGGTCCTCCCGGTCGGCGGCGCTGAACTGCTGGCCGGGGTGCGGCAGTCCGAGCACGGTCATACCGGCTTTCTTCTGTGCGAGGGCCTGGGCCGCCTCCTGCCAGGTGCGGCCGTTTGCGCCCTTCTGGTGATAGGGCATCAGTCCGCGCCACAGATCGAAGACCTGCTTGACCTGCGGACTGTTCCAGGCCTTCTGGCCGCTCATCAGCGCGATATGGAAGTCGTAGCCATTGGCGCGCATATTGAGGTAGTCGAAGGTGCCCATCGCCGGCCAGCCGTCCTTGTCGCCGAAGGCGAACGGCACCAGGCCGTCCTTCTGCATCTGCTCGGCGAGCGCCCGGTACTGGTCGAAGGTCTTGGGGATGTCGTACCCCTTCTCCTGGAACACGCTCTTCCGGTGGAAAACGGCCCACGGATAGTAGTAGTACGGCACCAGGTACTGCTTGCCGTCCAGCCCCGTGGACTGTTTCTTCAGCGCTTCGGAGAA
This Streptomyces decoyicus DNA region includes the following protein-coding sequences:
- a CDS encoding ABC transporter substrate-binding protein translates to MSRRTLLRGAALGAGAVALPSLLAACSSGPNGITMGSNASDAVPKKAFAEAFQAYEKKSKKKVTVNTVNHENFQENINRYLQGSPDDVFMWFAGNRMQYFAQKGLLTDISDLWRGFDGFSEALKKQSTGLDGKQYLVPYYYYPWAVFHRKSVFQEKGYDIPKTFDQYRALAEQMQKDGLVPFAFGDKDGWPAMGTFDYLNMRANGYDFHIALMSGQKAWNSPQVKQVFDLWRGLMPYHQKGANGRTWQEAAQALAQKKAGMTVLGLPHPGQQFSAADREDLDFFPFPEIDPAHGQDAVEAPIDGFLMSKKAKDKDGAKDLLTFLATPKAEDIYLRSDPNNVAVNSGADTAAYTPLQKKAVQLVSGARQISQFMDRDTRPDFASTVMIQAIQQFLSAPDDIDGLVNDIERQKKQIFSAK